The sequence CTGTTGATGGAATTGCCATCGCACGGGCCTGCGAAAAAATCGGCTCAGCGGCTTCGGATCGGAATTGCGGTGGTGACGGTGCTCACCTTTTTCGCGATTGGATCGGCCTGCACGAAGAGCATGGACTCCTTCGCCACGACCGCGTTGGCAACCGTCGTTTCCTGGACGATGCCGTTTGTGATTTGGCAGTGGTTTCGCCGGCCTTTGCATCGAGGCCAAACCGTCTCCACCGGCCGACGACAAATTCGCGAAATCTTGGGCATCGCGGTCACGATTGCATTGGTCAACGCCTTGTTGAAACTTGCCAGCCTGAGCGTCCATTTGTCACCCAGTCGCATCACCATGATTCTCAGCGTGGCTGCGATATGGACGTTGATGATGTGGACGATGCTGAGTTGTCGCTGGTACTGGATGCTGCTGGTGGTGCCTTTGTTTGTCGGGCAACCGTTCCTGGTGCTGCTGGCAATGCAATTGGAAGATTCAACCTACAGCACCGTGTCGTCCTTCGTCGTTGGCTTCTATTGCAGCCACTTTCTGATGGCGATGTTGTTTCTGTCGCTGATGCGGTCCAGCGGGCACCATTGGTTTCGAACCACGGAAGCCGCCACCGGTTGAACCAAACGATCGACGACGTGACACCTTAATTCTTTTGAAGCTGGCTTCGTTTCAGCGTCATGGAATGCACGGTTTCGTTTTCGATCGTGATGCACTCAAAGGTCACTTCCGGATCCGGCTTTTCGAACTCGAAGGTGATCTTTCCAAAGAAGTTGCCTTCGTTGTAGGAAAACAACGCTTCTTCTTTGGTTGGATGCGTGTGATCGTTGGTCAGCTTGGACGTTTCGAATTCGAACAGGTCATAGCCTTGGGGACGTTCGATCTTGTAGATGTCCGTGCGATGGCGGTCCGCGGAGATCAGGATGACACCGCCGATGTCGTGCTCGTCGATCCAATCGAAGATCTCATTGCGTTCGTCTTTGACGCCCCACCATGAATCACGCCCCCCTTTGTCGGCGTGCTCCGTCCAGAGGGTCCCCGACGCGAGCACTTTGAACGTCGCCGTGGAGGCTTTCAATCGCTGCTTCAACCACTCTTTTTGTTCCGGCCCCAACATCGTGCCATCTTCGAAAGAACGGTAGTAGCGATTGTCGAGCATGAACACGTCGACATCTCCCATCGAAAAATCAAACCAACATCCCGGCAACTGATCGCCACCGCCATAAGCCGGGTTGTTCCAATTTTCGCGAAAGACTTTCCATGTTTTGAACTTCCACTCGGGCTTGAAACGCTTCGGTCCACCTGATGAATCATCCTTGCCCAAATCATGATCGTCGTAGACCGCATACACCGAGGTCGACGCGGTCAGCCGTTGATACTCCGGTCGCAACTGACGGCGGTAGTAGTGAACGCGTTGCTTCGTTCGCGACTTCGGTTGGTCGATGTAGACGTTGTCTCCCAACATCAACAAAGCGTCCGGTTGGTGCTCCGCGATGACGTCCCACATCTTTTCTTTCGGTGGGTTGTACCGAGCACCGCCACCAAAAGCAAAACTCACCGTCGCCGGTTGTTCCTTCGCGGGAAAGGTACGGAAGGAAGGACGCTGCTCAGCAAACACGGCCTCACCATCGACCAGGATGTCATACGCAACTCGTGTATTGGGTTTCAGCCCTTTCATATCGAGCAACGCGGTGAAGTCGTTCTCGGCGGACGTTCGCACAACGTCGCTTTCTCCACCACCCCAAACCAATTGCACTTCCGCAGACTCGACGGTTCGAACCCAAATCCGCGCACTGTTGTCAGTTACACAACCCAGCATGGGTCCGCCCAGTAACTTCAGCGAGTGCTTTTGAATCAGCTCTTGATATTCCTGATCGTGAACCACGTCTTCCAACGACGCATCGGGCTCCTCCCACGTGTACATGGATTGAAGAAAGTAGTGATCCATGTCGCCAATCACCGGTGTTTCCCTGGGCGTGGGAATCGGCGGTTTAGCTTGCACACCAACCGAGGCACATGTGAAAGCCAGAACGGTGCCACAGAACAATTTCTTCATGAGGTGAATCTCGCGATCGCGGACAGGGCGGGAATCTGCTTCCCGTCGCTCGCGGTGACCGCAACGAGCGAGGAAGAGATCGAGAGATTCTAGCAGATACGATTTCAGCCGCGTTCGATTCGTTCGTTCGAATCCACATCCAGCAGGTCCCGCGCAAGCTCGTTCCAATCGTCATGCGACAGCAAACAACGTTTGACCTCCGGGTGCGGAGTCGACCAAATTCGAGGCAAATCTGATTCTCCCGTGATCATGGGTCGGAAAGCCAACTGTTCCCGCGGCGGATGGAACATCGCTTGGACGCCCGGCTTGTTGCCACGTGCGTCGATGCGGTACCAACCATGGCTGGGTAAATGAACCGCATTCAACCCATGCAAACAAAACGGAGCCCCATCGCCATCGACCGAGAGTCGTTGATAGCAAAGCCCAGCCGGGATTTGGTTGGCTCGCAACAACGCACAAAGCAGGTGACTCTTGGCGTAGCAATAGCCGATCCCATGTTTCAACACATCGGAGGCTCGGCAAGTCACCGGTCCGCGTCGCGCATCACCACTGTGTTGGATTGAGTCACGCACAAACTCAAAACACTTTTTCGCGGTCTCCTCCACCGTGCCGCTAACCAACCCGCGTGCTCGCGTCACCACCGCGTCCTGGTCGCTATCAATGATGTCGCACGCGGCTAAAAATCCACACGGGTCGGGTTGGCTATCCAATTCATCCACAGCTTCGCTGTTCCTTTTAACATGCTTCGTCGCTTCCCGAATCAATCCCTCGGGTCATCGGCGATTTGCCACCCGAGCGACCATCATGCCTTTGCATCGTCAAACGAAGGGACGGAACAGGCGAAGCGTAGGTTCGGTCCGGTCAGAGTTTTGACCAGGACACGCGGGCTTTATGAAGTGCTCGGCAACCGCGATTGCCGACGAGCGTGCCACGCACCGCACCAAAAGAACGTGACCAAGACAGTGGTCAGCACCAAAGCGGAGAGAACATCCGCGGGCGACAAAGCCACGGCCGCTATGCTTCCAACGAAAAACATGCCAGCCATCGAGGCGAACCGATGCCGGCGGACACGCAGC is a genomic window of Rhodopirellula halodulae containing:
- a CDS encoding alkaline phosphatase D family protein, which produces MKKLFCGTVLAFTCASVGVQAKPPIPTPRETPVIGDMDHYFLQSMYTWEEPDASLEDVVHDQEYQELIQKHSLKLLGGPMLGCVTDNSARIWVRTVESAEVQLVWGGGESDVVRTSAENDFTALLDMKGLKPNTRVAYDILVDGEAVFAEQRPSFRTFPAKEQPATVSFAFGGGARYNPPKEKMWDVIAEHQPDALLMLGDNVYIDQPKSRTKQRVHYYRRQLRPEYQRLTASTSVYAVYDDHDLGKDDSSGGPKRFKPEWKFKTWKVFRENWNNPAYGGGDQLPGCWFDFSMGDVDVFMLDNRYYRSFEDGTMLGPEQKEWLKQRLKASTATFKVLASGTLWTEHADKGGRDSWWGVKDERNEIFDWIDEHDIGGVILISADRHRTDIYKIERPQGYDLFEFETSKLTNDHTHPTKEEALFSYNEGNFFGKITFEFEKPDPEVTFECITIENETVHSMTLKRSQLQKN
- a CDS encoding transglutaminase-like domain-containing protein, yielding MDELDSQPDPCGFLAACDIIDSDQDAVVTRARGLVSGTVEETAKKCFEFVRDSIQHSGDARRGPVTCRASDVLKHGIGYCYAKSHLLCALLRANQIPAGLCYQRLSVDGDGAPFCLHGLNAVHLPSHGWYRIDARGNKPGVQAMFHPPREQLAFRPMITGESDLPRIWSTPHPEVKRCLLSHDDWNELARDLLDVDSNERIERG